In a single window of the Acetonema longum DSM 6540 genome:
- a CDS encoding Mrp/NBP35 family ATP-binding protein, which yields MSCNATAKDRDFEAQRQKIEQFLQTVDHKLLVMSGKGGVGKSTVATNLAVFLSNQGYCVGLLDVDVHGPSIAGLLGLTGLGLNVIENRIQPYQYAENLKVMSIQGFLGQPDAPLIWRGPMKIGIIRQFLGDVDWGPLDFLIIDSPPGTGDEPLTVAQTIPGCQAVIVTTPQEIALADVRKSIQFCRQVKMPVLGLIENMSGFICPDCGSTHAIFKSGGGEKTAADWNIPFLGKLPIDPGVVTAGDAGRAIDSLTSHTKEEMQQIVERMIRQLQN from the coding sequence ATGTCTTGTAACGCGACTGCCAAAGACAGGGACTTTGAAGCACAGAGACAAAAAATTGAACAGTTTCTTCAAACTGTCGATCATAAGCTGCTGGTGATGAGCGGCAAGGGCGGCGTCGGCAAAAGCACCGTCGCCACCAATCTGGCTGTATTTTTGAGCAATCAGGGCTATTGCGTCGGTTTGCTTGACGTGGATGTACATGGGCCAAGCATCGCCGGCTTGTTAGGTCTTACCGGCCTTGGGCTGAATGTCATCGAAAATCGGATTCAACCTTACCAGTATGCCGAAAATTTGAAAGTAATGTCGATACAAGGATTTTTAGGTCAGCCGGATGCGCCACTAATCTGGCGAGGTCCAATGAAAATCGGCATTATCCGCCAGTTCCTGGGCGATGTCGATTGGGGGCCGCTCGACTTTCTCATTATCGACAGCCCGCCCGGAACAGGCGATGAGCCACTGACGGTAGCCCAAACCATTCCAGGCTGCCAGGCCGTCATCGTGACCACGCCCCAGGAAATAGCGTTGGCCGATGTGCGCAAGTCCATCCAGTTCTGTCGGCAGGTCAAGATGCCGGTGCTCGGCCTGATTGAAAATATGAGCGGTTTTATCTGTCCCGACTGCGGCAGCACTCACGCCATATTCAAAAGCGGCGGCGGTGAAAAAACCGCTGCTGACTGGAATATTCCCTTCCTGGGAAAGCTGCCCATTGACCCGGGTGTGGTAACCGCCGGCGATGCCGGCCGGGCTATAGACAGTTTGACCAGTCATACCAAAGAAGAAATGCAGCAGATTGTGGAACGAATGATCCGTCAACTCCAAAATTAA
- a CDS encoding DUF134 domain-containing protein, translated as MARPHKERRIQQLPPVTSYKPVGVPMREIDEVILTFEEMEAIRLVDAEQLDMGEAAESMAVSRPTLHRIVNKARQKIATAMWQGKAVTIAGGTFRIEHQNHDKLRSFSCLECDYRWSVPHGTGQRGRDMNCPQCGAQSVQRDS; from the coding sequence ATGGCAAGACCACACAAAGAACGAAGAATTCAGCAATTACCGCCGGTTACCAGTTATAAACCTGTCGGTGTCCCCATGCGGGAAATCGATGAAGTGATTCTCACATTTGAAGAGATGGAAGCCATCAGGCTGGTCGACGCCGAACAACTGGATATGGGTGAGGCAGCGGAAAGCATGGCGGTTTCCCGGCCTACGCTGCATCGGATCGTCAACAAGGCGCGGCAGAAAATCGCCACAGCCATGTGGCAGGGGAAAGCTGTGACCATTGCAGGGGGAACTTTTCGCATAGAACATCAAAATCACGATAAGCTGCGGTCTTTCAGTTGTCTTGAGTGCGATTACAGGTGGTCAGTTCCCCATGGCACCGGGCAGAGGGGCCGGGATATGAATTGCCCCCAATGCGGAGCGCAGTCGGTACAGCGCGACAGTTAA
- a CDS encoding NifB/NifX family molybdenum-iron cluster-binding protein yields the protein MKIAIPLAGGKLCVHFGHCQQFAILTVEDGKITEQKKLTPPPHAPGVIPNWVADQGCTDILVGGMGEAAQAIFRQRGIKVLCGAPSDTPENLVASYLHGELADGGNACDHDHEGHTCGH from the coding sequence ATGAAAATTGCCATTCCTTTGGCCGGAGGAAAACTTTGCGTCCATTTTGGCCACTGTCAACAATTCGCGATCCTCACAGTTGAAGACGGTAAAATTACCGAACAAAAAAAACTGACGCCGCCACCTCATGCGCCCGGCGTAATTCCCAACTGGGTAGCGGACCAGGGCTGCACCGATATTTTGGTCGGCGGCATGGGGGAAGCTGCTCAGGCGATTTTTCGCCAGCGCGGCATAAAAGTCCTGTGCGGCGCTCCCTCTGACACCCCTGAAAACCTGGTGGCCTCTTACCTGCACGGAGAACTTGCCGATGGCGGCAATGCCTGCGACCATGACCATGAAGGGCATACCTGCGGTCACTAA